In Oceanispirochaeta sp., the following proteins share a genomic window:
- the hisH gene encoding imidazole glycerol phosphate synthase subunit HisH encodes MIAVVDYEAGNLKSVETALEKLGADFFISSDPLRLAEADKMIFPGVGEAAQAMAVLKKTGLDLVLKEFALTGKPLLGICLGSQILFDSSEESDTPCLGILPGKVCRFSTEMGLKIPHMGWNTLTHSDHPLFLNLPQDKSFYFVHSYYVEPQNKADIIGSSDYGHSFTAAVARKNVMATQFHPEKSGEWGLLILQNFIDL; translated from the coding sequence ATGATCGCTGTAGTGGACTACGAAGCGGGGAACTTAAAGAGCGTGGAAACCGCCCTGGAAAAACTGGGGGCCGATTTCTTTATCTCTTCCGACCCCCTGCGCCTGGCAGAGGCCGACAAGATGATCTTTCCCGGTGTGGGAGAGGCCGCTCAGGCCATGGCTGTGCTTAAAAAGACTGGTCTGGATCTGGTTCTCAAAGAATTTGCCTTGACAGGGAAGCCCCTTCTGGGCATCTGTCTGGGCTCTCAGATTCTCTTTGATTCTTCCGAAGAATCCGACACGCCCTGCCTGGGGATTCTTCCCGGCAAGGTCTGCCGTTTTTCTACAGAAATGGGCCTCAAAATCCCCCATATGGGCTGGAATACACTGACTCACAGCGATCATCCCCTCTTTTTGAACCTTCCCCAGGATAAATCCTTTTATTTTGTCCACTCCTACTATGTGGAGCCCCAGAACAAGGCGGATATCATCGGTTCCAGCGACTACGGTCACTCCTTTACTGCCGCCGTGGCCAGGAAAAATGTGATGGCCACCCAGTTTCACCCCGAAAAGAGCGGGGAGTGGGGTCTGCTGATCCTGCAGAATTTTATCGATTTATAG
- the hisF gene encoding imidazole glycerol phosphate synthase subunit HisF produces MLQKRIVVCLDVRDGKTTKGIKFQGNVDIGDPVERAAYYYQQGVDELVFYDITASSEKRGIMIDVVSRVARTIFIPFCVGGGISTLEDMKKVIGAGAEKVSLNSAAVRNPQIINQGARHFGNQCIVLGMDALADPSMPSGYRVVIDGGRKHTERDALAWALEAESRGAGEIVVNSIDADGTREGYELILTRLISESVGIPVVASGGAGQPEHLADVLTKGKADAALIASMVHFGDFTLAGIKAYLHDNGIPVRL; encoded by the coding sequence ATGTTACAAAAGAGAATCGTCGTCTGCCTGGATGTGCGGGACGGAAAAACTACCAAGGGAATCAAGTTCCAGGGAAACGTGGATATAGGAGATCCCGTCGAAAGGGCGGCCTACTACTATCAGCAGGGAGTGGATGAGCTGGTCTTCTACGACATCACCGCCTCCTCGGAGAAACGGGGCATCATGATCGATGTGGTCAGCCGTGTGGCCCGGACCATTTTTATTCCCTTTTGTGTGGGCGGGGGCATCTCCACCCTGGAAGATATGAAAAAGGTCATCGGAGCGGGTGCCGAGAAAGTGTCACTTAACTCTGCTGCCGTGCGGAATCCTCAGATCATCAATCAGGGGGCCCGACACTTCGGGAACCAGTGCATCGTCCTGGGAATGGACGCTCTGGCAGACCCTTCCATGCCTTCGGGCTATCGGGTGGTTATCGACGGGGGACGGAAGCACACAGAGAGGGACGCTCTGGCCTGGGCTCTGGAAGCAGAGTCCAGAGGGGCCGGGGAAATAGTGGTGAACTCCATCGATGCCGATGGGACCCGTGAAGGGTATGAACTCATCCTTACCCGCTTGATCAGCGAGAGCGTGGGCATACCCGTTGTCGCCTCGGGAGGAGCGGGCCAGCCGGAACACCTGGCGGATGTGCTCACTAAAGGGAAGGCTGATGCGGCGCTCATTGCCAGCATGGTCCACTTTGGAGACTTTACGCTGGCTGGTATCAAAGCTTATCTCCATGACAATGGAATTCCTGTCAGACTGTAA